gtaaGTTACCTAAAACAGAAATTAAACTAGCAATTAGTCAgtgctttattacaacctttaataaacataataactGCAATAGTAGGTTATCTAAAACAGCAATTAAGCTAGTAATTATTCAGTGCTTTATTACAAactttattaagcattattactgtaatagtaaGTTACCTAAAACAGTAGTTAAGCTAGCAATTATTCAGTGATTTATTACAAcctttaataaacataataactGCAATAGTAGGTTACCTAAAACAGTAATTAAGCTAGCAATTATTCAgtgctttattacaacctttattaagcattaatacTGAAGTAGTAATTATTCCTAAAACAGTAATTAAGCATTGATGTATATCCAGTTCATtacatatataaatgtttatataatttctttattaacTACTGTATGAATTTATGCCTtattaatgttctcataaacacttctttaccactggtttgcatcaactgaAATACATTAGTTAGGTGTAGTTAATAATCTGTTTACTAAGGATGACAAATCATTACCAAGCTGCTTATAAATAAACGTATTAAACAGTAATAAACtgattactacagtgaatataaacacATAACATATGATTTCTATATAGGCTATTAATGTATTACCAGTGTTGTAACAATTTATAAATAATCAATTAACTATAAATTAATGctatacaaatactttatactgtgtagttattataaagtgttaaaatatctttcaataaaacacacaagtGAATGTAGGAGGAATTTAACTTCCTTGAACTTCTCTGATATTTTGCAGTGTGGAGCAGGTTTACTCACCTGTCTGATATTTGAGTGTGTATCCCGTCAGACGGCCGTTCCTCTCGTGAGGTGGACCCCACTCCAgcgtcagtttgtccagatctgAACCAGACACTCTGAAGTACGACGGCACACCAGGAACTGGACCAGACCATAACAACACGTCATTTAATCTCTTGAAATCagacatgatggaatatagtcaCATGCATCAAGATATTTTGTCAGTCATatggtttctatttttgttggACGGCACAGAGTAGCTCCGCCCACTCTGAAACCTCACTGGTCCAAAATGTGTCCCCatataactgtatattaaacattaaacGTGTTCTGAATGGCTGTGATTTTGTCTCTTTGCTCAGTTGCAGTGAGGTAACAAATGGTGGTGAAAGACTCATTCTTACCTCCCTCAGGTGTCTCGAAGCGTTGGACAGAGCTGGCGGGACCCTCTCCTCGCCCGTTAAATGCCGTCACGTGCAGACTGTAGACGCTGTATGGGTGCAGGTGTGGCAGTTTGCCACTGGTTTTGTGCGGGCCGAATGATTCAGTTCTGCGTTCACTGTGATGTGAGTTGTGTCGGTGTAAACTCCTCTCACGATGATAATGAATCTGAGCACATTCAACAAAAACATCACTCAACATTATGAAGATTTTAAATGACTGACTCTTGAAATTCAACCAAACAATGTATGACATTCTGTATAGAAAAATATATCTGTttattacactgaaaaaagtgctAACCTGCAATAGTTACCTTGAGGAGCTATTTaaacctgatctaacccttaaaatgagttttgttggtgtaacctataGTTTTAGATTGATTCAATGgtgttaattaacatttttaactgattaccacatgaagcatataTTTTAGGTTAACAGTGTACTATGccttgttatattggtgcatataactgcatgaaaattattgcacatttttattttcatgtatatataaataaaataattttatatatactgtatatagtgaaaaacagtgtggaaaaaaacgacaaaaatattaaatgccttatattaatatttaaaaaaattaaatgccttTCAAACCATTTTAGAGCAAATTCATGAATATAGATATAGTGTAAAAGCTGAAAAATAATAGGATGTACTGTCTTTAGCCAATGAGGAGAATTTTGATCACTCTAGAAGCTTCTGTGGTCTCTGTAAATAGATTCCAGATGATTTTGTGTCCAATCTTCCCAGCACAGATAGAATAAACAATGATGTATGGAAACATCTAGAAATATAattcatttatacagtataatcaCATATAACTGGTTCCTGGAATCTCCAACAGTCCAAAATATTAGATTTAAATTCCAGCCAATAGTTCTCCATTTCACTAACAAGCTTTAATAAACACAATTATGCTCATTTTTGCTATTTAAGTATTTTGCTCATTTTCAgttttactttagtgcatttgGGTAAAGATGAATTTGAGTTTGGGAAATGCAAGTATAATGAAATGAAAGCCAGTGATTGACTGTGTCATGTGACATGACGAGTGTTTAGGATGTACCTTGTACCCCCGCAGTCGTCCGCGCACTGATCTGAGAGGAACTTCACTCCAGTGAACTTCAGCCAGTGTGCTGTTCATCACCAGAACCTGAACATCACGAGGTGCGGCCGCTGGAACTGCACACATGCATGCTGCGAATGAACATCACTCTCATTCTGTAATAAAACTGAGTGTGAAAGAATGAAACTCACAGTCTTCTCCTGAGTATCCAATGACGACAGCAGGTTTGGGTCCGTGACCGTAATCATTCATCGCTTGAACCATCACCTCATATGGGACAAACGTGGGCGTCCCAGACACCGTAAACCTAGAAACGCTGGCGACATTGACAGACGTCCAGTCCTCCTCCACATCCTGCTGTCTCCACATGACTTTATACTGGAGTCCAGGACCGTTCGACTGCAGACCCGTCAGCGCCTGACAAACACAAGCTCATATTGAGCTACTATCACTCAAACGtgattcccatacttccatttgtgttatttcatagttttgatgactattttattttcaaatgtgtcaaataataaagaatgagtaggtgttgTGTTACCGTCCATGTGATCACTAGATTATTGTGTTCAGTGCCGAAGCCGCTCACATTACTGGGGTTCACATCAGGAGCTGCGACAGACACAGAACCGTTAAACACGAGAGActgcacactgtgtgtgtgtttgtgtgtgagagtgtgtgtgtgagtgggtgtgcttgagagtgagtgtgtgtgtgtgtgagagtgtgagtgagtgtgtgtgtgagtgtgagtgtgtgagtgagtgtgtctgtgtgtgagtgtgtgtaagtgtaagtgtctgtgtgtgtgtgtgtgtgtgtgtgtgtgtgtgtgtgtgtctgtgggtgtgtgagtgtgtgtctatgtatgagtgagtgtgagtgtgtgcgtgtgagtgtgtgtaagtgtctgtgtgtgagtgtgtgtctgtgtgtgagtgtgtgtaagtgtctgtgtgcgagtgagtgtgtgtgtgagtgtgagtgtctgtgtgtgagtgagtgtgtgtgtgtgtaagtgtctgtgtgtgtgagtgagtgtgtgtaagtgtctgtgtgtgtgagtgagtgtgtgtaagtgtctgtgtgtgagtgtgtgtgtgtgagtgtctgtgtgtgagtgagtgtgtgtgtgtgtaagtgtctgtgtgtgtgtgtgtgtgtgtgtgtaagtgtctgtgtgtgtgagtgtgtaagtgtctgtgtgtgtgtgtgtgtgtgtgagtgtgtgagtgagtgtgtgtgtgtaagtgtctgtgtgtgagtgagtgtgtctgtgtgcgagtgtgtgtgtgtgtgtaagtgtctgtgagtgagtgtctgtgtgtgtgtgtgtgtgtctgtgtgcaagtgtgcatgtgtgagtgtgtgtgtgcgtgtctgtgtgtgagtgagtgtgtgtgtgtgtgtctgtgtgtgagtgagtgtgtgtgtgtgtgtctgtgtgcgagtgtgtgtgtgtgtgtgcgtgcgagtgtgtgtgtgtgtgtgtgtgcgagtgtgtgtgtgtgcgtgcgagtgtgtgtgtgtgtgtgcgtgcgagtgtgtgtgtgtgtgtgtctgtgtgcgagtgtgtgtgtgtgtgtgtgtgtctgtgtgcgagtgtgtgtgtgtgtgtgtgtgtgtgtctgtgtgcgagtgtgtgtgtgtgtgtgtgtgtctgtgtgcgagtgtgtgtgtgtgtgtgtgtctgtgtgcgagtgtgtgtgtgtgtgtctgtgtgcgagtgtgtctgtgtgcgagtgtgtgtgtgtgtgtgtctgtgtgcgagtgtgtgtgtgtgtgtgtgtctgtgtgcgagtgtgtgtgtgtgtgtgtgcgagtgtgtgtgtgtgtgtgcgagtgtgtgtgtgtgtgtgtgtgcgagtgtgcgagtgtgtgtgtgtgtgtgtgtgcgagtgtgtgtgtgtgtgtgtgtgcgtgtctgtgtgcgagtgtgtgtgtgtgtgtgtgtgtgtgtgtgcgagtgtgtgtgtgtgtgtgcgtgtgtgtgtgtgtgtgtgcgtgagtgtgttaTACCTGCGGGGTTGGTTCTGTACAGTCGTGAGTGGGCACTGGGCTGACTGTATCCCACATCATTGAGTGCCAGTACTCTAAATGTGTAATGCACATACGGCGAGAGCTTCAGGTGAGCGGTCGTCTTTGTTCCAGGAACTTCAGTCAGATTGTGCCACACGCCGCTCTCATGAAGACCATCTTCATACTGAATCACAAACTCTGAAATAAACACAAGACAGCAACCCATGAGCTCAACAAACGactcatccacacacacaaaaaagattgTTTATGATTGTTTACATATTATGCATGTTTGTACCATGACCAAAAGTGTCAAGAATATTCCAGCATGATACAGTGTGTATTATAAGTGTGCACAGATACTTCAAAGTGAAATTCAAGGAGTTTTCAAGCacattgtaatttttttcaagAGATGCAAGAGATGTCATTCATCAAACAGATtcttcatttgttcattttaaataaaatgtatatttattcattttccatATTTGTATAAATAGCGCTTATACAACACAACTTACGTGTGCAGCCTTAAAATGCActttgctttccaacaaaagtgaataactggaaccttaaaaagtagttcatatgagtTATGAGTTAAgctccatgttttctaaagtcatacaACTGAGGATCTGAATAAAACTGCAACTGTTGTCAGCCACTACCTGTTTtctgtgagacacaaagctttctttcCAAAGGGAATGCTTGACGGAGAAAACTGAATCCTCCGACGATCTGCATTTAAACCTCAGAATGTTTTATATAGGCCGATCTCATTTGAGACATTTTTACTCTGGagtaataatttttaattaaaacggATTGTTGCAAAGATTTGCACTTGTgaatggaaatatatttttttaaatcctcaacTAATATTAATCGTTTGTGATTGGCCCATactgaacagcgctgagaaaagcaTCAGGTGCCACATGTCAGCACCGTCTATGcgctgcttcagcagtggtctgcACCGTACTTACACCTGATGATAATGATACTAAAAATAGTGGTTGCCCGATATATCACCAAGGCGATAAATCGGCTGATATatttcccctttggccgatttatttcttgagggtgctgagaatcgcctgcttgcatgtgaagtgtctGAGACacgtaaacgaccagtcacggttcgttttgttgttccGTGCCATCgtattactacaataatagaccggtgtgcaacactgtgtcatttaaacggtccgcatatcagaaccgcagcagacacgtttgagctcataatgttaaagtgctcgtctgtttcattctccctctctctcctcaacagttccctgtaacttttaactgtcttatctaatgataaaaaggcaaatatcaataaaactaatatcatatacagtctgcaaatatgcagatatctcatttaaacagatgtaataaaccaacctcacaaaactttagcagatccagcgtcctgtggagcgctcatttatttacctcttaaGCACGTaatctatcagcctctcctcaacagttccctgtaacttttctgatgataaaaggcaaatatcaataaaacttctattatataccatctgcaaatatgcacatatctcgtttaaaatgATGTAATTCAAGAACCtaacgaaaatccagcgttttcttcccgtcgagcgctcatctataCTAagtgtgtattctatcagccagaatcaacaacttcaggatcaggatcaaaagttcatCTGATTCGCAAATCCTGACAATCCAAGcggtgatccaggccgtttaaactgtcaggagattgctgctgctcactggatccGCAAGAGCGCGTGAGAGTAACTAAAgcttttctagcaagtcagtccaccgtCGACCATCTTTGAAACGCTCTCAGGAGGATATTTACAGTCATGCAAGTACAagtcttatctacttgaatggagaaagactgaaatctccaaaatggttggtcaagattacgatcaaagaccatatttcaaatcagcaataaaatctgacaacactggaatcataaatggtgcttctttacattacgctaaaaaacacacaatttttccagcttttatagctaatgcgcacgtgctttcttgagttgactgacaggtgatgtctgtacctgtaaggcgggacttcctatctacctccgttgaccgttggctgcagttgggcgttcgaatttctcccatttattttaatagaagtcgcccgtctctgctaaataatctctggtgcaactttaaagtaaaagcacttcacgtgtgctataatgtcttattcactatcactgtatgtacagttggtttgattcagtattttttgagtaaatgtgatGGACATGCCATTCATGGTTGCtgaactactgtgtgtactgttatttctttcttcctaatattttaacaatttcttcatgtgcaaataaattactaaaatttaatGACTAAAcggaaatcagaagaaactgctatctaccatttaaaattattttttattttttttcaaagttttgtgtgaaactgagtaaatatagtgctaaataagagtttattattttactagcagttttatgtttatgttatttactatataaattgtgtgatatattggtcaccctgctctctggatatcggccattaaaaaacccatatcggacGACCACTAACTAAAAACTTAACTCAATACACATTAAATAAGAAATTAAACATGCTGCACTGTATCGTGACCTTGCTGGACCAAAGGCAATTAAATTTGAATGTGATTAATCTGGTTCTGTATGTTTTTATTCTCTAAAGAACGGCTTATAGGAGTCATTTGTCTGCACTTAACACTACACTGTTCATGTTGCATGTTTCTTAATGTAAATTCAGCAGTGGTGCACAAAGCTGAACAGACCTTCCAGAAACGCTGTGGGGGGAGTTCACTAAAGAGTTGTGCCACCTGTGCACATGGTATTTAGCACACCTtatcactaaccacccacaatctattTTAGCAGGAGCAATCAATGCTGAAATCGTGCTGCgtattcaatatttaaattaagtcatacacattcaTTTCCgcacaaacacgcctcctttctatttAAATTAGCCTCATTGTAAGTTATGCTTCATTCACAATAGTTGCCCAGCGCAATTTACATCTGCTATTACCGCCAAATGAAACAAGACAATAATgtttacaatgcaaaaaacataATGTTACATTTTCTTTCAGTAAAGCAtcatttttcatttgtttcttgtgattttggtgtgaaatatgagCTGCATGTGTTCTTGATGTGTCTGGTGAGATGTTTAAACACAGGTATGTGAACAGCAGTTCTCGTACTCTTGATGGGACTGTTGTGTTCATCTCCAGGTGTCCAGGTGAGCTGAACGCTTCTCGCTCCGGGATCAGTCAGCTCCAGATCAGTGGGAGCATCAGGCTGTCCTGAAGACACACACAATAATGATCAATACAAACCCATCCATCATCTGCTGTCAAGTCAACATCAACACATGCTACACAACTGAACACTGAAAACACATCCACAGAAATGAGTTCATTCTGTATCTTCTCAACTGTTCAAAGGAACAGCAGGAATAAAACAATATTCACATGATGAATCATGCATGAAAATCTGAAGAGCAGCAGCAACATTCATTTCACAACACCTTAAAAATAATTCTGCTTATGTCTGAAAACAGCCGTAGAAATGAGACTGATGGGTAAAAAACCAGACACATAAAACAGCACACACTTCACAGAGCACGttcaaaaatatgatcatgcaaaTGACACATATTAGCATAAATGtgaataataaacatacaaaataaatgaGTAAAAAAGTGTTGGTCCTTTGGAAATAACACACATGCCCAGTGGATTACGGGATGTGATGCGTCACATGTTTACCGTAAATCACAGCAGGAGTAGGTGTGGCCTCTGAGTGGGCGGAGTCAGAGGAAGTGAGGAGGAAGTGTGttagtttgcagacaacacttaCAGACACTTCTACTCACACTAAACTGTGAATAAATGTCTTGTTTATCTTCAGTGACCTCGTTCACCCCTCTGTGACATAACAGCCTACTGaatgaatattttcagcttgatgGAGAGTTCAcataggggccgttcacacaggatgcgttcttgcgttcTATCTGTGTTGTTTTCTACTTGTTGGTCTAAGTACACATGTGTCAGACTGATGTCTTCTCACTGTATTTTCAACACCTCACACACGTTTTGAAGATGTTCGTTAGACTGTGTTCATTGATTGAAGAGCACAGACACGTGAAACTGTTTAAAGAGTGCAGAGACATCACTCACCGACCACAGTGAGCCGAGCGCTGGCCAAGTCTTCATCCAGTGTCGTGTTCACGATACACGTGTATGTACCTGCATCACTCTCTGTCACATCAGTGATGGTCAGACTGTCTGAATCCACTCGAAacctgatcacacacacacacacacacacagaatgtccATCAGACCGGCTCCACACACAGTGAACGTCACAGCACGTTATATTAGTGCTGATATTTCATATCTCCTCAATAATGTATCATAAACTTGATCTGTTGTATGACCAGAGTGTGAATTACAGGGGGGTTGGAGGGGTCTGACCCCACTAATTATGGCTTGTTTATTACATCCCCCATGGACGACATCAAAACAACATGTTGGAGGTGTTGTAGACAGCACTTGTAATATGAAGCTTTAAATGTAAACATGAAGATATATTTCTAGATCTGCTTTGATTGTTTGGTTGGTTAAGTTGCTCAAGTAAGTGTCTAAAATGCAAGTGCACTGAGAGATTTATTATATTCGTTGAATATTGAGTTGAAGATTTATTTGATGTTCCCCAATGGAGTGAAAAAGAACTAAAGAACAGAGCGCACGGGCTTATacaggctgaagcccaggggcctacaactcccatggggcccatTTTCCCCTATCCATGTTCGCGGGAGGAGTGAACCCGTTTAATTGCTTCTGGCGGGAGTCATGGTTGTTGACATGTTGAccgtgtagtgcttgttcaatgcacagcagttccatcccccccaccccccgctcAACAACTGGAAGGGGGTCTCAAGCGAGCCCATGGGCCCAGAAGTACCTTAAAGCACCCCTTCATATACCATCGATTATCAACcacagagctcacggtaggtctgtgtttaaagatttataagttatcattaataataaattcccctatggaaaaaaataatgtgattttatcTTCCAGAAGCAGATTGTTGCGCTCAACTCTCATGAATAAATTCTcattggggtgaaatatgagctgGACACATTCTTGTAGGTTTTAATGGATTGTACAGAAGCAGATGAGGTTACATTGAGTGATAAGAGAGACGCACCTCTCATCGTCAGGCAGTTCTGTGTTGTCTTTGAGCCACGTCATGGTGGGCACTAGAGAGGGGTCGTGCTTCACTTTACACTCAAACACCACGTCTCTGTTCCTCTGGACCACCCTGTACTCCGGTGGACGCAGGATCCGtgtcggctctgaagagaaagagcgagagagactTTACAGATGTTACCAGATAATAAAAAAACCTCTCCAGTCATTCATTTCCTCATGAGAAGCACTGCCGACTGACGCCCTCCATTGTTTTTCCTCTCAAAGCACTTGTCAGATTATTTTCTGACATTGATCGTGTAAAAGTAAAACGTCACATGCAATTCCCACTGTGTGTAATTCATTGTGCATATCTGTCAAACTCTTATTGCACACTCATTAGGTCACTAAAATCCAAGTTGCTGCTAAAACATGAACAGAGTGACTAATGGAAGAGTTTGCTGACTGCTGTTAATGGTCTTCAAACCTGGCCTGTTTCCTGTTTTGATGCTCAGAGAAGCACTTAACTGCAGTGGACTTCATTTGTTGAGTGAAAATATGCAATCTAAGCGCTGGAGCCTCTTAAACTGATGCATGATGGGATATCAGGAGCCATCAAGACCAATACAGCTCTTGCTTTTAAAGGTACAACACAAAGTGCAAAGATATCCTCTCAAAACtccaaataaaatcaaaaatcaCTATTTCCACCTTTAGATTACAGTATCACAGGTACAGAAGAATACACATTGTCTATGTTCAGAACATCATACTACTATTGTACCACACTGCTCTTACTATTGCAGAAGTATACAGTATGCATCGTATGTCATTTTTACATGTCTAATTAAGCAATTATTGGAATGCAAAAAGTTGGACCtttttacacaaaactggattaaaaatgcaaaataacagttgTCAGTATACAATGAATACTGTACAGGCAGTAATTAGTACACTAGctttccattctgaacatattcAAGTGCTGAACTCTCACCTTTGACCTCCAGGTACACATGGTTCTCAGAGATGCCGAGTGAGTTCCGGGCGACACACGTGTATTTCCCGCTGTTGAAAGCTTGAGACACATGAATCTCCAGAGTCCCGTTCTTATGAAACACATATGGATCTCCCTCTAACGTGCTGGAGCGACTGTCTTTAAACCTGCAGAGACGAGATGAAGAAGCACATGATCATATATATGTTAAATAGCGATTTGAGTGTGGAGTGATACGAGACATGAAACTAGGAAATCACTTGACTGATACAACAGTCACCAGACCAATCACAGTCAAGTATTCCAGCTGTGTCATAAGTATCAATAGTAGAGAATATATCTGGATAATAGCAGATCACAACTGGCCCCAAATTAGCAGTGAACATGTTCCACATTTATGAGAAAAGTTTCAAAATAACCTGCTGGTTATCATAAAGCGTGATAATTACAGAGGACCCAAATGCACTGCAGAATCCAGTCTAGAGTGGTAATGAAGCCCAATTAAAGTGAAAAGCTCCAGTAAACAGTTCCAGTAAATGGGCCGCTGCTTTTGGTTCTGGCTTTATGTCAGTAATTACTCTGGAGTTGCCATCAACATCAGTGTGAGTTTATCATCAACTCTacagtctatgtgtgtgtgtagaagtcTTTAAATGACAGAGTCAGAAtagagcacacacatacacattaacacacacacacacgtgtactgCAGTCTCACCATGTGATGGTTGGTATCGGCGAACCGAATGACGCACACTCCAGCAGAGCGGGTTTGTTCATGAGGACCTGATAGACTTTATGAGGGGGAGTCAGAACTCTGGGCGGCTCGGCTGAAACAAAAACCATAACATCACATATTCATCATCTCTTATTCATCATCACACATTCACAATCACACATTTATCATCACTCATTCACCATTACACATTAAACATCACTCATTCACAATCACACATTCATCATCTCTTATTCATCATCACACATTCATCATCACTCATTCACAATCACACATTTATCATCACTCATTCACCATTACACATTAAACATCACTCATTCACAATCACACATTCATTGTCTCTTATTTATCATCACACATTCATCATCACACATTCATCATCAATCATTCACAATCACACATTCATCATCACTCATTCATCATAGCACATTCATCATCCCTCATTCATTATCACTCTTTCATCGTCAAACGTTCATCACTCATTCATTCACCATCACACATTCATCATCACTTATTCACCATCACACATTCATCATTACACTTTCACAATCACACATTCATCATAACTTATTCACCATCACACATTCACAATAACATTCATCATAACTTATTCACAATCACACATTAATCATCACTCATTCATCATCTCTTATTCATCATCACACATTCATCGTCACACATTCACAATCACACATTCATCATCACACATTCATCATCAATCATTCACAATCACACATTCATCATCACTCATTCATCATAGCACATTCATCATCCATCATTCA
This genomic window from Myxocyprinus asiaticus isolate MX2 ecotype Aquarium Trade chromosome 48, UBuf_Myxa_2, whole genome shotgun sequence contains:
- the LOC127437158 gene encoding neuronal cell adhesion molecule-like isoform X7 produces the protein MQLKAGLNSHQMRLMMDTWRDGCLVLLVIFLGHMISAQEVPLDPKLLEGLPQPPTITHQSPKDYIIDPRENIVIHCEAKGKPRPSFSWTRNGTHFDIDRDPKVIMKPHSGTLVIDISGGERSEAYEGVYQCTARNELGTAVSNNIIIRQSRSPLWSKERMKPIIAQEGESLILPCRPPAGLPPPIIFWMDNNFQRLPQSRRVSQGLNGDLYFSNIQTEDSRSDYICYARFPHTQTIQQKQPIAVRVLNMDSMNDTLAVYFNDSGLFSDKPSEERAPTFMIPSGSSSSKLVLRGETLEMECIADGLPTPEVSWMKLSGEIPSGRASFLNFHKTLRITDVSEADAGEYRCTAKNRHGSTQHTIRVSVKAAPYWISAPRNLVLAPMETGIITCRARGHPKPTISWSMNGVPIENAPKDPSRKVEDDTIIFSEVQTGSSAVYQCNASNEYGYLLSNAFVNVLAEPPRVLTPPHKVYQVLMNKPALLECASFGSPIPTITWFKDSRSSTLEGDPYVFHKNGTLEIHVSQAFNSGKYTCVARNSLGISENHVYLEVKEPTRILRPPEYRVVQRNRDVVFECKVKHDPSLVPTMTWLKDNTELPDDERFRVDSDSLTITDVTESDAGTYTCIVNTTLDEDLASARLTVVEATPTPAVIYGQPDAPTDLELTDPGARSVQLTWTPGDEHNSPIKKFVIQYEDGLHESGVWHNLTEVPGTKTTAHLKLSPYVHYTFRVLALNDVGYSQPSAHSRLYRTNPAAPDVNPSNVSGFGTEHNNLVITWTALTGLQSNGPGLQYKVMWRQQDVEEDWTSVNVASVSRFTVSGTPTFVPYEVMVQAMNDYGHGPKPAVVIGYSGEDFPAAAPRDVQVLVMNSTLAEVHWSEVPLRSVRGRLRGYKIHYHRERSLHRHNSHHSERRTESFGPHKTSGKLPHLHPYSVYSLHVTAFNGRGEGPASSVQRFETPEGVPGVPSYFRVSGSDLDKLTLEWGPPHERNGRLTGYTLKYQTVNSSSEVGVLEELNLPTNHTSVTLHNLKHSTRYKFYFSAKTQKGPGPALTDEALTIIDKGAPALFPLLPSISHTGINAVENH